TAGTAGCCGGGGCGGTCCCGATCACTGCCGTATACATCACCATGAGGAAGGCCTCCTTCCAGGAATAATGCCACTGCCCCGTCAGCATCATCACGCCTATGTTAGTCAGGGCAATCGCCACAATAATGACTACTGTCCATAAAGACTCCCTCGCTATTGTCCAGCGCTCCTCACTAAAATAGCCCGGAAATGCTTTGAACAGCACACCATAATAAACACTTACGACCGCAAATACGGTAGCTGCCCCCTCGAGACTACCCAAAAAGGCAGATATTAATGCGGCGTCTGCTGATCCACCCAATATGGCAGAAAGCGTATCACGCTGACCATTAAACGGCCGCAGAAAGAATAAAAACAGGAAAACAGCCACACTGAGCAAGATGGTCATGACCCATTGTCTGCGACGGGTGTCAGGTAATGGGTAAGGGCGGCTGAACAAAACGACAATTTTCTCGATCATGGATGCTACATAAGATTTGGACGCACATGATAATTAAATTTTTGCACATGTCAGGCAGGCTAACTATGAGAACGTCCTGCATCGGTGGATAAACGGGATCTATGGGCACGCTATCGCTTCCAGTTTCAGCAACTCCAGATAAGGATCTCCTTCAATACCCAGCAGTATACAAAATGCAGGCTCTGTTTTATAGCCTTCTTTTTTTAAACGAATCACTTCCTGTCGTAAAGGGTCTCCGTGCTGTTGTAGTAACCAGTGTTCAATCACCATATGCCGGTACCCCATCTGTTCGCGCACAGGAATCGCCTGTGCAAAGATTTCGATAGGGTAACCTCCTTTATTAAAATTAGCCACTACACAAGCGTGACCATATATTTCTGATTCACTGACTGAAAAATTTGCCTCGTCACTGAACAGCGCCGTAACGGTCTGTTTAAATACCACGCTGTCTGTAAATGAACAAAGGATGTCCAGGTCACTTCCGGGTACATCAACCGCAATAGGGATTGTCCCCGCCAGCACAGGAGAATAGGCAGACAATAATTCCAGTATATAACTATCCTTCAATAGAGAAAACACTTCCTGTTGCGCAGGTGTGCCGTGCTGCAGATAATCGATACTGAAAAAATCTATAGTGCTGTTCATGTAGTTTGCCTCTATTTTATGTTAAATGTCTGTATTAAAATGATAGGATAGAAGGTATTAACTACAACAAATATACAGAAATACTACCCGCTGAAATGCAGCAGCCAGACTGCTAATAACAGTCTGGCTGCCCGTATTCATGCATAATATGTTCACTTAAGTACCTTATCCAACGCTGTTATATACCTGGCAAAACTCTCCTCATCAAACGCCGTATACAACAATGGCTCTATCAGCTCCAGTTCCATCAGCATCAGCTTACCATCCGCCAATACACCGTCTACTCTGGTATACAACGCACCGCCCGCGAAACGACGCACCAGTTCAGTCGCTTTTCCAATCACTGCCGGCGCCGGCGTTACCGCATGAATACTCGCCCCATATTGGGGCTGTACCCTGAAGTCACCGGCTTTCGGCTTTTTCACGATCGTATGACTATATGCCCCTCCAAAGAACAGCATAGACCACTCACCTTCATGAATCTCATTCATAAAAGGCTGTGCAATGAATGCTTCCTTCGGCAATAATTCCTTTAACGGATGATGATGCAGATCCGTCTCTCCTGCCACGAGGGTGAATGTATTCTTCGAGCCACCACTGACACAGGGCTTAACAATGATCTTCTCTGCCCCTAGTCTGTCGAACAGTTCAACCAGATCAGTGATGGTATCTTTTTCGAGGAACACAGAAGGAATAATATCAAACCCTGCATCTGCGATCTCTTGCAGATAGTGTTTATCTGCATTCCATAACACCATTTCCGCAGGATTCAGCAACTGCACTCCTGCCCTGGCCAGTTTATGCAGCCATGCCCTGAACTCATTCAACCGGTTGTGATAATCATAAGGCGATTTCAGTATCACCACTTCGTAATTCGTCCAGTCTGTGTTTTCATCTTTCCAGTCCTCTGCCGTGGCCTCCCATCCTGCTGCTGTCAATGTATGCAGCAGTTTACGATCTTCCGTCTTCGCCATATCAAACAGATTGGCCGGGTCTTCACATATTAACGCTAATCGCTTCTTATCTGACATGCTATGTTATTTTCAAGCTGTTGTTTATTCTGCTGCCAGCAAAGTGTACACACCACCCGCTACTGTTTTCAGCGCATACGGGTAGCCCGCTGACGGATCCTTTGGTTTCATTGGTGCCAGTTGCGCGTTAGCAGAGTCCTTCAGTCTGTTCTTCGCCAACAGGTAACAGGTACCGGCCTTCTTTGCATAAATCGTCACACGTACAAGCTTCCCTTCTTTCCAGCTCATATCGATGGTATGTGCGCCGAAAGCTTTCAAACCTTTTACATCCCCCGTCGCCCAGGCGTCCGGTAATGCAGGCAGCAACCTTATCATACCACTCTGTCCGTTCAGTAACATTTGCGCCATACCTGACGTACCACCAAAATTACCATCTATCTGGAACGGGGGATGCGCACAGAATAGATTCGCATAGGTACCACCCGCGTTATGCATATCCACGGCACCTTTACCCGTCAGTGTCAGCAGTTCACGCAGCAGTTTATAGGCATGGTTACCGTCTTCCAGTCTTGCCCATGTATTGATCTTCCAGGCTTTACTCCATCCGGTGCCACCATCGCCCCTGATCTCCAGTGTGCGTTTGGCAGCATTCGCCAGTTCCGGCGTGGCTGATGGAGAGATCTGATCACCCGGGAATAAGCCATAAAGGTGGGATATATGACGATGTTCTACCTCTCCGGAAGGCCAGTCTGTAGACCATTCCTGCAGACTACCATCTTTTCCCACCTTAAATGGATACAGGCGGTCAGCAGCGACCTGCAGAGAGTCCCTTAGCCCGTTATCGATCTTCAGCACTTCTCCGGCTTTGATCACATTGGTGAACAATTCGCGGATAATAGTCATGTCCATCGTACTGCCAACAGATACGGATTCCTGTGTGCCATTCGCCAGTAAAAATTTGTTCTCCGGAGAAGTGGCTGGTGCCGTTACCAGATAACCGGAAGCAGGATCTTTTACCAGCCAGTCCAGACTGAAGAGCGCAGCCGATCTCATAATAGGATAAGCGGTATCTCTCAGGAACTGCTCATCACCGGTATAGCAGTAATGCTGCCAGAGGAACTGACATAACCAGTTACCTCCCATCATCCAGTTTGCCCATTGCGGGTCTCCTTTACCTTTATCACCCACCGGATTAGCTATGGCCCATATGTCTGTATTATGATGGGCAACCCAACCTCTTGCCTTATAGAATTCCTGTGCTGTATAGGTACCGGTTACAGATAATTCTTTCAATAGTTTGTACAACGGACGCTGCATTTCACTCAGATTGCAGACTTCCGCCGGCCAGTAGTTCATTTGTGTATTGATGTTAATGGTATAGTTAGAGCTCCACGGAGCGCGCAGCTCTTTATTCCATACGCCCTGCAGATTAGCCGGAGCTGCCAGGGTGCGTGAACAGGATATCAGCAGATAACGGCCGAACTGAAAATACATGCTTTCCAATGTAAGGTCCTTACCACCTGCAGTATAACGACGAAGTCTTTCATCAGTGGGCAGGGCTGACCGATCCTCACCGGTCAGGTGCAAAGATACCCTGTTAAAATATTGCTGATAATCCTGCATATGACGTTTCAGCAGATGCGTATATGACAATACAGCTGCTTTCTTCATCTGTCCACCAGCAATTGCCTTCTCATCGAGTCCTTCACTATCCGGACATTTATCATATCCATTGAAGCTGGTCGCCGCTGTCAGCAATAAAATGGCTTCCGTGGCATTGTTTACTGTAATACCCGTCGCATCTGTTGTGACTTTGCCATCGGGGCTGATCACCCGCATACGCAGTTCGTAACGCATACCATTACAACTGCCTGGCGCTTCGTATTTGATTGGCTCCTTATTATAATTCACATAACTTGGATCAGCTTGAGAAGGCGCCTTTCCCCTCATGACAATTTCCTTCGCACCGGTCACTGTATTCTGAAAGTGTAGCTGACTGGAAGGATCTGCCTTAAAACTGAGGGCGCCTTTTTTGCTGGCCTTCAGTCTGATAACAATCACCTGATCGGGTGCGGAGATAAACATTTCGCGGGAGTAGTTCACGCCCCCGCTGGTGAAACGGGTGGTCGCAGTAGCGTCGGCAATATTCAGGTCACGATAATACTGCGATACCACTGTATCTGTCAGCTGCTGATGAATACGGATATCTCCCAGCGGAAGGAATGACTGAGAATAAACACCCTGCATTTTACGCAGGATACTATCTGCTTCATGATATTTTTCCTGGAACAATGCTGCTCTGATAGCAGGCAGGTGACTCGCCGCTTCCGGGTTTACACTTTTACTAACCGGACCTCCTGACCACAATGTCGCTTCATTCAGCTGGATTAATTCATCCTTCGTGCCTCCGAATACCATTGCTCCCATCCGGCCATTACCTAATGGAAGTGCCTGAGACCATTCGACTGCTGGTTCCTTGTACCATAGCTTTAACGTTTTACCTGTCTGCTGTGCGCGTAACTGACCTGCTGCCAGCGCGAGTATCAGCGATAAAGAGAGACCTGTCTTTTTCATATCGTGAAAGAAATAAAATTATCCGTTAATAAGCAAGTTTAGCCTTTTTAGCGGGTGAATGCAAACGATTGCGCAAAAAAAGAGAACAAAACCTTGGTTATCACTTAGCGGGGCATTACATTTGTTGTGTCATCATATATTACCGGGAACAGGTGAAGTTGACCCTAACAAAGTGAGCAAAGTGAACAGGGTCCCGGCTTATAGCTGATCAGCCAAAGAAACATTAGCAGAACATCCGACATAATTACATTATATTCAGTTAAAATAATATTAAGCATAGATAGCTAAACTTTTTATGGACCTGAGTACCATAACGTGGAATTTTAGCACAAAGGTCGAATTCTTTCGACCTTTCTTTTTTTATTTACGGCAGAGGTTCTATATTGTAGGATCGACATTTAATTGAAGACATCTAATATCCGCGTTAATTACAAAAGTGATCAAACGACAATTCATTTTATTGCTGCTGGTGTGTTTGCCAATGCTGCTGAGAGGACAAAGCATTTCTTCACAGTACCAATTAACCCGGATAGATCTGACACAGGGACTTTCCAGCAACCAGATCAACTGCATTCTCAAAGACAGTCAGGGCTTTATGTGGTTCGGTACTGTATCTGGTCTGAATCGTTTTGATGGTTATAATTTAAAAGTTTTCCGGCAGGCACTCAGTGACACTACATCTATATCTGATAACTTCATCACCAACCTGATGGAAGGCCCGGAGGGACTACTCTGGATCACGCATCGCAACGGACAGAATATCTACCATCCCGAAAATGGTACATTTCAGCGCAACGTACGCACTACACTCCAGCAATACGGCATACCGGGTGATTCCGTGAGCCAGATCATGAAAGACAACACCGGTACTTACTGGTTTGTTATGCCAAAGAACGGCCTGTTCACCTACAACCCAACGACACACCACACAAAAAAGATCGCACTGAATGGTAACGCTGCTGCTGCCGTTGCACAGGATCATACCGGTCATATCTGGATATTGCATACAAATGGGTATCTCGAGCAGCTGGATGCGCGTACACGCCTTTCAATGTTCCACACGACGCTGCCTGAACAGAACGGCCGTAGTAGTCAGCAGGACTATCAGATGATGGCGGATGCTGATGGGGATCTATGGATATTTAGTAATACCGATGTACAGGGCGTCTACTATTTTAATCAGCGTACGGCCTCCTTTACACACTATAATCAGAACACCGGGACGCTGCGGCTCAATAATAATATTGTACGTGGTGTTGTACAGGATAATCAGGGCCTGATCTGGATAGGAACGGATCATGGTGGAATTAATATTATTGATAAAGACAGACAAACAATTGAATATCTCGTCAGCAATGGTGAAAATCCTAAGAGCCTGAGTCAAAATAGCATCAATGCGCTCTATCGTGACAACACAGGTATTATATGGATAGGTACTTATAAAAAGGGGATCTGCTATTATCATGAGAATATCGTCAAGTTCCCGCTTTATCAGCATGAACTATTCACTGCCAACAGTCTCCCCTACGATGATGTGAACCGGTTCGCAGAAGATACAAAAGGTAACCTGTGGATAGGCACCAATGGTGGAGGCCTTATTTATTACGACCGCAGCCGCAATACCTATAAACAATATTTACACGATCCATCTAATTCAAATTCCCCCAGTGGGAATGTTATTGTCAGTCTGTGGATAGACCAGCAGCAGAAACTCTGGATCGGTTCGTATTTCGGTGGACTGGATTGCTTTGACGGCTCCCGTTTTATCCACTATAAACATGATGCAGCCGATCCTGCCAGTCTGAGTGACAACAGCGTATGGGAAATATTTGAAGACAGCCAAAAAAGACTGTGGGTAGGTACACTCGGCGGAGGGCTCAATATACTTGACCGCGCTACCGGCCACTTTATCCATTACCCCAATGGTGCACCTAATTCTATCCGATCCCCCTATGTCTCGTCATTGCTGGAAGATAAAGCCGGCAATATCTGGATCGGTACTGCCGACGGATTAGACATCATGAACAATGCGGGTAAATTTTCTCATTACAGCAGCATTGACAAACAAGCCGGAGGGCTCAGTAACCGCAATGTGATCTGCCTCTATGAAGACAGCCGTGGATTGATATGGGTAGGCACCCGTGAGGGGTTGAATGTCTATGATCCTGTAACCCGGCAAATTAACATACTCCGAAAAGAAGATGGTCTTCCCGATAATACAATCCTCAACATTCTTGAAGACAGTGACAGCACATTATGGATAAGTACGACCAATGGCATCACAAATCTCAAGCTATTGCAACGCACGCCCACCTATAAGATCAGCTGCAAACACTACGATGAGTCAGACGGTCTTCAGGGCAGGGAGTTCAATGAAAATGCAGCGCTCAAAACACGTAAGGGAGAGTTTATCTTCGGCGGTGGTAATGGGTTCAATATCTTCAATCCACACCTGATAGCCATCAATACCACGATTCCGCCGGTAGTCCTGACCGATTTCCAGATCTTCAACAAAAGCATGGAACCTGGTGAGCAGATCAATGGCCGTGTATTACTGACACAGTCCATTACCGGCACACGACATATCACACTGAAATACAGGGAAAACGTCTTCTCCATCGCATTCGCAGCACTGAACTATTTCCATCCGGAAAAAAACCAGTATGCCTATATGCTGGAAGGCTTCAATAATGATTGGCTCACGGCCGATGGTACCTTACGCAAAGCGACTTACACCAATCTTGATCCGGGGGAATATACCTTCCGCGTCAAGGCATCCAATAACGATGGCATATGGACACCGGCACCACTGGAACTACACATTACCATCCTCCCTCCTTTCTGGAAAACACCACTGGCATTTATCCTTTATGTACTGCTGATCATTGGTGCACTGATCCTGGCCAGAAGGGTTGTACTGGAAAGAGAAAGACTGCGCTCCCGCATTGAACAGGAAAAACAGGAAGCGCAACGTGTCCATGAACTGGACGCCTTAAAGATCCGCTTCTTCACCAACATCAGCCATGAATTCAGGACACCTTTAAGCCTGATCATCACGCCGCTGGAAAAAATCCTGGGGAAAGGTGTAGAGGCGAATATCCAGCAACAGCTGGTGCTCGTACAACGCAATGCCCGGCGGCTGCTGAATCTGGTGAACCAGCTGCTGGACTTTCGTAAAATGGAGGTGCAGGAGATCAAGCTGCACGCCAGCGAGGGGGAAATTGTTTCCTTCATTAAAGAACTGACCACCTCTTTCTCCGATCTTTCGGAAAAGAAACAGATACACCTGGACTTCCATAGCAGCGTCAGGGAACTGCATATGCTGTATGATCCAGACAAAATAGAAAAGATCATTTTCAATCTGCTGAGCAATGCTTTTAAATTCACGCCTGAACAGGGCAATATTTCTGTGGATATGCAGCTGCAACATGGTAATACGCTGGCCATTATGGTAAAGGATAACGGTATCGGCATACCAGCAGATCAACAGGAACGTATCTTCGAAAGATTCTTTCAGCATGACATTCCCGGCTCACTGGTGAATCAGGGAAGCGGTATTGGCCTGAGCATCACACGTGAATTTGTCAAACTACATGGTGGTACGATCACCGTGGATAGCACTCCTGACATGGGTAGCACGTTCTCTATCCTGTTGCCGGTTAAGGGACTGACCACCCAGCCAGTCACCCTTGCACCTGTCAGCACCAATATACTGCCAGCAACAGCACTTACCACTGCCCATACGCCCGCTCCCTACACTGGTAAAAAGCCAGTCCTGCTGTTAATTGAAGACAGTGAAGACTTCCGGTTCTATCTGAAGGACAACCTGGGCATGCATTTTCATATCATTGATGCCCCTAATGGGAAACTGGGCTGGGAGATCCTGCAACAAACCATCCCTAATCTAATTGTCAGTGATGTCAATATGCCGGAGATGGATGGCCTGGAACTCTGCCGGCGCATACGGCAAACCCAGCGTTTAGCACACCTGCCCGTCATTCTCCTGACTGCCCGCGCAGCCGAAGAAGATCAGCTGGAGGCACTTGATAACGGCGCCACAGACTATATCACCAAACCATTCAACTATGAGGTGCTCCTGTCCCGCATCCGGAACATTATATCGCAACAGGTATCATTGAAAAAGACTTTCCAGCAGCATATTGAAGCGCATCCCGAGGAAATAGCCATTTCGTCACAGGATGAACGCTTCCTTCAACAAGCCCTGCAGATCGTAGAGAAGAACATCTCTAACCCTGATTTCTCCGTAGAGGAACTGAGCCGGGAACTGCATATGAGTCGCGTGTCGGCCTATAAAAAACTGTTGTCCATCACCGGGAAGACTCCCCTGGAATTTATTCGCTCTATCCGTCTGAAAAGGGCGGCGCAGTTATTGGGTAAGAGTCAGCTTACGGTAGCTGAAGTAGCTTATGAAGTAGGATTCAATAATCCTAAGTATTTTGCAAAGTATTTTAAACTGGAATTCGGCGTTTTGCCTTCAGCCTATAAGAACACTTAAAACGGAACTTATGCAGGTACTCCTGAACAAACTAGATCATTACCTGAGCACCAAACGCGCTGACTATTATGCGACCTTACAACCTGGTTTATCATCAGCCGAGATAGGCGCCCTGGAAAAAAAATATAATGTTACCCTACCTGTTGATCTCTGTGCGTTGTATCAATGGAAAAACGGACAACGCGAAGACGCACATGCCTCCTTTGTTAACAACTCCATGTTCCTCTCGCTGGAACATTCGCTGGAATCGGCCAAAGAGCTGACCAGCATGATAGGAACTGATTTTGAGATGGAAAACTGGTGGCATCCGGCATGGATACCACTGTTTGACAATGGTGGCGGTGACTATATTTGTTATGATACTGTAGGGGTGTTCACCGGTATCAGGGGACAACTGATCGAATTCTGGCATGCGGATAACGACCGGGATACCATTGCTCCTGACCTCACTTCCTTTATCGTCAGTCTTAACAAGCTATATGCGACAACTGATCCGAAGGATTTCGATGAATATTTCGAAGTAAAAGTACCCGAAGGCTACCCTAAAGGCAACTACGCCGGTGAACCAGGCAGGCGCTAAAACAATTCTTCCGGCAGATTGTACAATCTTACTTCTCCTGAGTTATGGGTTAGTAGTAACTGGCGTTGTTTATTAACACAAACGGTCACGATCTCTCCGGCGTAATCAACGATCTGTTTTGGATCCCTGGTAGGCCGTCCTGCCAGGTCGTATGCCCTGATCTCACAACCTTCAGGTAACAATTCCCCGATACATTGCATAGTAGCCCGCTCGATCAGCATCAGCCTGCCAAAGCGGGTGAACGCCAGCAGGGTCTTGTTACTGATATGCAATACGACGTATTCCAGGGAGTCATTATCTTCCTGAGACGGATACTCGTTCCTGCCATCAAACAGCTGATCTTCCTCCAACCGGGCTATCTCCTGTATGTCAGGATAGCTATATATCTGTATAGCGCCCTCCACGTGCGGCGCCGTCACCATTTCTGTCCCGTCCGGAGAGAACGTGCCTACAATCCTGTCCCATACCTCATCCAGCACTTCACACACGATCTTACCTCCACTGAAAGCCGCGCGGTAAAGCACATTGTCATCCTGTCCTGCGGCCGCTTCTATAATCACCGCCTGCTCATCAGGTGTCGGGTAGATCACATAACTATACTCCTGGTTACCTTCCATCATCCACGTATCCTGCACTTTGTGGTCGGACATACGTACTACATATAGTATGTCATTTTCCAGAGCGGAACTGGCAGGTACAATAAACCAGATCAGTTTCCCATCGGCAGAGAACGTACAGGTTGAACCGAGGAAATTACCCCATCCTTCATGAGGGAATACCCATGTGAGATTTCCCTCTCCATCCAGTATGCGGATCGTTTCATGACCGGATATTGCCATCAGGTTGCCAGCGGGATTTGTGGTAATAAGACAGTTCACATAGTCAACAGTATGTGCCTGGAGATCTTTCTTCCAGACCTGACGGAGCTCTTTATCCAGACGTATGACATGCGGGTCCTTATTGAAGTTAAGCAGATAACCACCATCGGCAAGTTCTACGATGCTGACAGGGTTTGCCTCCAGCGCCAGACGCCGGTGTATATTGAGTGCTATGCGGGTAAATGTCTTTTCCATATCTCAGGGCTTGCTGCAAATTACCGGTAATTGATGGTATTTCAAGCTATCACATCCCCCGTCCCGATTGCCCCGTAAGGAAGTCCTCTTTACACCGCTCCTGAATATCCCTGTATCAGTAAGTTTGTGCTATCAAAACACCCAAAAAAATAATCACTATGCAAAAGATCACTCCTTTCCTGTGGTATGATGGTCAGGCGGAAGAAGCGGCAAAACTATACACAGAGCTTTTTAAGAACTCATCCATCAGTAAGATCAGCCGTTATCCGCCAGGCGTGCCGGGGCAGGAAGGAAAGGTAATGACGGTGGAGTTTACACTGGACGGCCAGGAGTTCATTGCCCTGAATGGTGGTCCGCATTACTCTTTCACCCCTGCTGTGTCGATGTTTATTAAATGTGAAACGCAGGAGGAAGTTGACCGGCTATGGGATGCGCTTTCTGAGGGTGGTACCCTCGATCAGTGCGGATGGCTGCGGGATAAATTTGGCCTCTCCTGGCAGGTGGTACCGGAAGGCTTACAGGAACTACTGCAGGATAAAGATCCGGCCAGGGCACAACGAGCGGTAACGGCGATGATGCAGATGAAGAAACTGGATATCCGGGCATTGCAGGAAGCTGCAATAGGATAATACACATCTTTAACGAAAAAGCCTGCTGGTCAGACCGGCAGGCTTTTAATTTTTGCTAATATATTGTCAACCCAGTTGTCTTCCTCTTCGGCGATGATAAGCGTCCCTGAGTCATCATCTCCTCTATCTGACCTCACAGATGTCCCTGTCAACCGCCTCTTTTAACAAATAATACCCCTCCTTTTAACAAATTCCCCAACCCTACATCCCTTTTAGTTAACATTTGACACCCTAATCTAAAACAATCCCCTCCCCCCGGTCTTATACCGGACTGTTAAATTTGCCAGCACACGTTAGTGATAATATACCATTCGCAGCCAACAAATCGCAATCAGACAATTCCATCGATATGAAGAAAAAAAGACTTTTTTCGGTCGTAGCATTTACTTTCTGCCTACATCTCGCCTATGCAGGAAACATCGAAAGGCTTAAAGACGGATTACTGGTAAGGTTAGAAAAGACAACCGCCGGAGGAGTAAAGCAGGTAAAACTGCAGGTCATCACTGATAATATCATCAGGGTAACCGCCAGCCCGGCCGATTCTATTTCTGCTACCCCCAGTTTGATGGCCGTCGTTACAGGTACAAGGGAAGTGAAATGGTCAAGTGAAGAGAAAAACAACCATGTCACACTGAAAACCAGCACCTTAACGGCCAGCGTTGACCTGCGCTCCGGTGAAGTGGTGTTCAGCGACCTGAAAGGCAATATTATATTACAGGAGAAAAAGGGAGGCGGAAAGACTTTCACTCCGGCAGTCATAGACGGTAAACCCCTCTATAAACTGCAACAGGTTTTTGAATCGCCTGCGGGAGAGGCATTCTATGGTCTGGGACAACACCAGACCGGTCTGATGAACTACAAAGACCAGGATGTGGACCTGACACAATACAACTCTGTCGCTGTCATCCCTTTCCTCTTATCCAGCAAACAATACGGTATCCTCTGGGATAATTACTCCATCACCCGCTTCGGTGACGACAGGCCATACGAACAGCTGAGCAGTTTGCAGCTGACTGACAAGAATGGCAAGTCAGGTGGTCTGACTGCGACCTATGCCATGCGGTATAAACCTGACAGCATCTTCCTCCAGCAACAGGAATCGGCTATTGACTTCACCTTCCTT
The DNA window shown above is from Chitinophaga agri and carries:
- a CDS encoding glycoside hydrolase family 95 protein, which translates into the protein MKKTGLSLSLILALAAGQLRAQQTGKTLKLWYKEPAVEWSQALPLGNGRMGAMVFGGTKDELIQLNEATLWSGGPVSKSVNPEAASHLPAIRAALFQEKYHEADSILRKMQGVYSQSFLPLGDIRIHQQLTDTVVSQYYRDLNIADATATTRFTSGGVNYSREMFISAPDQVIVIRLKASKKGALSFKADPSSQLHFQNTVTGAKEIVMRGKAPSQADPSYVNYNKEPIKYEAPGSCNGMRYELRMRVISPDGKVTTDATGITVNNATEAILLLTAATSFNGYDKCPDSEGLDEKAIAGGQMKKAAVLSYTHLLKRHMQDYQQYFNRVSLHLTGEDRSALPTDERLRRYTAGGKDLTLESMYFQFGRYLLISCSRTLAAPANLQGVWNKELRAPWSSNYTININTQMNYWPAEVCNLSEMQRPLYKLLKELSVTGTYTAQEFYKARGWVAHHNTDIWAIANPVGDKGKGDPQWANWMMGGNWLCQFLWQHYCYTGDEQFLRDTAYPIMRSAALFSLDWLVKDPASGYLVTAPATSPENKFLLANGTQESVSVGSTMDMTIIRELFTNVIKAGEVLKIDNGLRDSLQVAADRLYPFKVGKDGSLQEWSTDWPSGEVEHRHISHLYGLFPGDQISPSATPELANAAKRTLEIRGDGGTGWSKAWKINTWARLEDGNHAYKLLRELLTLTGKGAVDMHNAGGTYANLFCAHPPFQIDGNFGGTSGMAQMLLNGQSGMIRLLPALPDAWATGDVKGLKAFGAHTIDMSWKEGKLVRVTIYAKKAGTCYLLAKNRLKDSANAQLAPMKPKDPSAGYPYALKTVAGGVYTLLAAE
- a CDS encoding DUF4269 domain-containing protein — translated: MNSTIDFFSIDYLQHGTPAQQEVFSLLKDSYILELLSAYSPVLAGTIPIAVDVPGSDLDILCSFTDSVVFKQTVTALFSDEANFSVSESEIYGHACVVANFNKGGYPIEIFAQAIPVREQMGYRHMVIEHWLLQQHGDPLRQEVIRLKKEGYKTEPAFCILLGIEGDPYLELLKLEAIACP
- a CDS encoding ATP-grasp domain-containing protein, producing the protein MSDKKRLALICEDPANLFDMAKTEDRKLLHTLTAAGWEATAEDWKDENTDWTNYEVVILKSPYDYHNRLNEFRAWLHKLARAGVQLLNPAEMVLWNADKHYLQEIADAGFDIIPSVFLEKDTITDLVELFDRLGAEKIIVKPCVSGGSKNTFTLVAGETDLHHHPLKELLPKEAFIAQPFMNEIHEGEWSMLFFGGAYSHTIVKKPKAGDFRVQPQYGASIHAVTPAPAVIGKATELVRRFAGGALYTRVDGVLADGKLMLMELELIEPLLYTAFDEESFARYITALDKVLK
- a CDS encoding hybrid sensor histidine kinase/response regulator transcription factor — protein: MIKRQFILLLLVCLPMLLRGQSISSQYQLTRIDLTQGLSSNQINCILKDSQGFMWFGTVSGLNRFDGYNLKVFRQALSDTTSISDNFITNLMEGPEGLLWITHRNGQNIYHPENGTFQRNVRTTLQQYGIPGDSVSQIMKDNTGTYWFVMPKNGLFTYNPTTHHTKKIALNGNAAAAVAQDHTGHIWILHTNGYLEQLDARTRLSMFHTTLPEQNGRSSQQDYQMMADADGDLWIFSNTDVQGVYYFNQRTASFTHYNQNTGTLRLNNNIVRGVVQDNQGLIWIGTDHGGINIIDKDRQTIEYLVSNGENPKSLSQNSINALYRDNTGIIWIGTYKKGICYYHENIVKFPLYQHELFTANSLPYDDVNRFAEDTKGNLWIGTNGGGLIYYDRSRNTYKQYLHDPSNSNSPSGNVIVSLWIDQQQKLWIGSYFGGLDCFDGSRFIHYKHDAADPASLSDNSVWEIFEDSQKRLWVGTLGGGLNILDRATGHFIHYPNGAPNSIRSPYVSSLLEDKAGNIWIGTADGLDIMNNAGKFSHYSSIDKQAGGLSNRNVICLYEDSRGLIWVGTREGLNVYDPVTRQINILRKEDGLPDNTILNILEDSDSTLWISTTNGITNLKLLQRTPTYKISCKHYDESDGLQGREFNENAALKTRKGEFIFGGGNGFNIFNPHLIAINTTIPPVVLTDFQIFNKSMEPGEQINGRVLLTQSITGTRHITLKYRENVFSIAFAALNYFHPEKNQYAYMLEGFNNDWLTADGTLRKATYTNLDPGEYTFRVKASNNDGIWTPAPLELHITILPPFWKTPLAFILYVLLIIGALILARRVVLERERLRSRIEQEKQEAQRVHELDALKIRFFTNISHEFRTPLSLIITPLEKILGKGVEANIQQQLVLVQRNARRLLNLVNQLLDFRKMEVQEIKLHASEGEIVSFIKELTTSFSDLSEKKQIHLDFHSSVRELHMLYDPDKIEKIIFNLLSNAFKFTPEQGNISVDMQLQHGNTLAIMVKDNGIGIPADQQERIFERFFQHDIPGSLVNQGSGIGLSITREFVKLHGGTITVDSTPDMGSTFSILLPVKGLTTQPVTLAPVSTNILPATALTTAHTPAPYTGKKPVLLLIEDSEDFRFYLKDNLGMHFHIIDAPNGKLGWEILQQTIPNLIVSDVNMPEMDGLELCRRIRQTQRLAHLPVILLTARAAEEDQLEALDNGATDYITKPFNYEVLLSRIRNIISQQVSLKKTFQQHIEAHPEEIAISSQDERFLQQALQIVEKNISNPDFSVEELSRELHMSRVSAYKKLLSITGKTPLEFIRSIRLKRAAQLLGKSQLTVAEVAYEVGFNNPKYFAKYFKLEFGVLPSAYKNT
- a CDS encoding SMI1/KNR4 family protein; this encodes MQVLLNKLDHYLSTKRADYYATLQPGLSSAEIGALEKKYNVTLPVDLCALYQWKNGQREDAHASFVNNSMFLSLEHSLESAKELTSMIGTDFEMENWWHPAWIPLFDNGGGDYICYDTVGVFTGIRGQLIEFWHADNDRDTIAPDLTSFIVSLNKLYATTDPKDFDEYFEVKVPEGYPKGNYAGEPGRR